The sequence GCGATCTTCATCGCGGGCGTCACGTCGGCTAGTACCGTCGGCTCGAAGAAGAATCCACCGAGCGAGTGCCGTCGGCCTCCGTGCAGCAGCCGGGCGCCGTTGGCGAGCGCATCGCTCACGTGCTCTTCGACCTTCGCTACCGCGGCTTCGTCGATCAGCGGTCCGAGTTCCACGTTCGGCTCCAGGCCGTTGCCGATGCGTAGTTTCGCGACGCGCTCGGCGACACGCGCGGCCAGCGCATCGTAGACCCTCGATTGCACGAGCACGCGGTTCGCGCTGATGCACGCCTGGCCCGTATTGCGAAATTTCGCGGCCACGATGCCGTTAGCGGCGGCGTCGAGATCGGCGTCGTCGAACACGATGAAGGGGGCGTTGCCGCCCAGCTCCATCGAGCACTTCTTGATCGTCTGCGCGGCCTGCGCGAGCAGCGTGCGGCCGACCTCGGTCGAGCCGGTGAACGTGATCTTGCGGACCAGCGGATTGGCCGTCAGCTCGCCGCCGATGGCCCGCGTATCGTTGCCGGTCACCACGCTGAACACGCCGGACGGCACGCCGGCGCGCTCCGCCAGCACGGCCAGCGCGAGCGCGGTCATCGGGGTCTGGCTCGCGGGCTTGACCACCATCGTGCAGCCCGCGGCGAGCGCAGGTCCGGCCTTGCGAGTGATCATCGCCGCCGGAAAATTCCACGGCGTGATGGCGGCGCAAACGCCGATCGGCTCGCGCAGGGCGATGATCCGCTGCGTTTCCTTGGCGCCGGGAATCACGTCGCCGCGCACGCGCGTCGCTTCTTCGGCGAACCAGCGCAGAAACGAGGCCGCGTAATCGATCTCGCCGCGCGCTTCTGCGAGCGGCTTGCCTTCCTCGAGCGTGATGAGCGTCGCGAGGTCTTCACGGTGCTTCATCGTCAGCTCGTACCAGCGTCGCAGCACCTCGCCGCGGTGCTTTGCGGTTGTCCGCCGCCAGGGGCCAAAGGCTTCGTGAGCGGCGTCGATCGCGCGCCGCACTTCCGGCTCGCGGCAACGCGGCAGCTCGACGAGCAACGATTGATCGGCGGGGTTGCGCAGGGCGTAGCGGCCGTGCGGCGTTTCACCGATCCATTCGCCTGCGATGAACGCGCTTTCGCGCCACAACGCAGCGTCTTTTAGCAGATGTTTCATCGTCGGTTTCCTCAGCAGGTGAAGCGGCCCGCCATGAAGGCGGAATCCAGATCGGAGGTCACGGGCAGTCCCGAGGCCACGAGCCCCTGGCGCAGCGTCTTCATGATCCGGTCGGGCACGCGCATCGCCGGCGCGCGCAACGGGCCGCCGTTGAAGCCGGCCAGCCAGTCCTGGTATTTCCACATCGTGCGGTTGAGCACGCCGGTGCCGCCCGCATAGGTCTGCGCCGCGGCGCCGTTCGCGCTGCGCGCCGGATTGACCTTCCAGTACATCGCCATCGCCTCTTCCCATTGTCCATTGCGCGCGAGCTCGAATGCCTTCGGGTAATAGCTGCTCATCCAGGCGGTGTTGCTGGTGCCGGAGAACTGGAGCTTCATGAGGCTCATCAGCGGAATCGCGTCGCCCTCGATCGGGCAGCTGATCACGACTTCGTCGCGGAAGTGGTGGTACATCTCGCAGA comes from Trinickia violacea and encodes:
- a CDS encoding NAD-dependent succinate-semialdehyde dehydrogenase, with the translated sequence MKHLLKDAALWRESAFIAGEWIGETPHGRYALRNPADQSLLVELPRCREPEVRRAIDAAHEAFGPWRRTTAKHRGEVLRRWYELTMKHREDLATLITLEEGKPLAEARGEIDYAASFLRWFAEEATRVRGDVIPGAKETQRIIALREPIGVCAAITPWNFPAAMITRKAGPALAAGCTMVVKPASQTPMTALALAVLAERAGVPSGVFSVVTGNDTRAIGGELTANPLVRKITFTGSTEVGRTLLAQAAQTIKKCSMELGGNAPFIVFDDADLDAAANGIVAAKFRNTGQACISANRVLVQSRVYDALAARVAERVAKLRIGNGLEPNVELGPLIDEAAVAKVEEHVSDALANGARLLHGGRRHSLGGFFFEPTVLADVTPAMKIAREETFGPVAPLFRFDTDDEAIAMANDSEYGLAAYLYSRDAARIWHNAARIESGMVGINCGLISNEFAPFGGVKQSGLGREGSHLGIDEFVEIKYLCWDGLIPA